The following coding sequences are from one Schizosaccharomyces osmophilus chromosome 1, complete sequence window:
- the tif452 gene encoding translation initiation factor eIF4E, 4F complex E subunit isoform 2, stress response factor — translation MTSSGEGHNDIATMNQKFASLDMFDSPKVRTEREGRPTRLLEGLQSVNAETAFTQTHPFQHEWTLWFLKPPTQGLEWGDLLKEIISFKTVEEFWGIFKTIAKASMLPAKSDYSFFLRGIRPEWEDPNNMNGGKWAFQSKHKGSNLDELWLYMVLAALGETLDPTGKEVTGVVCNMRRGFYRIAVWTRNCNDREILERIGLRFKEILGISEKETIEYSAHEDSSKAGSMRAKTRMSL, via the exons ATGACGAGTTCTGGAGAAGGACATAATGATATTGCAACGATGAACCAAAAGTTTGCTTCATTGGATATGTTTGATTCTCCAAAAGTGAGAACTGAGAGAGAAGGGAGACCAACTCGCTTACTGGAAGGATTACAATCCGTGAACGCTGAAACAGCTTTTACACAAACGCATCCTTTTCAACATGAATGGACGTTATGGTTCTTGAAGCCTCCAACGCAAGGCTTGGAATGGGGcgatttattaaaagagaTTATATCATTTAAAACTGTAGAAGAATTTTGGggtattttcaaaacaattgcGAAAGCATCCATGCTTCCTGCGAAATCAGACTATTCGTTCTTTCTCAGAGGCATACGCCCAGAATGGGAAGATCCCAACAATATGAATGGAGGAAAGTGGGCTTTCCAAAGCAAGCACAAAGGATCGAATTTGGATGAGCTATGGTTATATATG GTCCTTGCAGCATTAGGTGAAACGTTGGACCCTACCGGTAAAGAAGTCACAGGTGTTGTTTGTAACATGAGAAGGGGATTTTACAGAATTGCTGTGTGGACGCGTAATTGTAATGACAgagaaattttggaaagaattgG TCTTcgttttaaagaaattttggGCATATCTGAGAAAGAAACTATAGAATATAGTGCTCACGAAGACTCTTCGAAGGCTGGCAGTATGCGCGCCAAGACCCGTATGAGTTTGTAA
- the swi5 gene encoding recombination mediator Swi5 has product MEKPQLEARVQLLEQQKQQLEKQLQEAVSKLKNPDAKYTVQRHIDLLHTYNEIRDVALGMIGKVAEQEKCTSVELFQRFGVDSSE; this is encoded by the exons ATGGAAAAG CCTCAATTGGAAGCTCGCGTCCAGTTGTTGGAGCagcaaaagcaacaattggaaaagcaattgcAAGAAGCGGTGTCAAAACTCAA GAATCCAGATGCCAAGTACACGGTTCAAAGGCATATTGATTTGCTGCACACGTACAATGAAATCCGAGATGTAGCTCTTGGAATGATTGGAAAGGTTGctgaacaagaaaaatgtACAAGTGTGGAGTTGTTTCAAAGATTTGGCGTTGATTCTTCCGAGTAA
- the uch2 gene encoding ubiquitin C-terminal hydrolase Uch2, with product MCKPGQRFYTETFSRSLISAFIMSWTTIESDAGVFTDLIESLGVSGIEVEELYTLDEETLRNFSDIYGIIFLFKWKKPDGKPDGELDYESIDRIFFGQQVINNACATQALLSVLLNHNEEINLGPKLNEFREFTKLLPPDLKGEALGNSEDIRCAHNSFARSDPFVSDETKVATEDDDVYHFIAYTNIDNTFYELDGLQPAPINHGTCTKEEFPKRAVSTIQSRIGKYDPSEIRFNLMAISEDKRLTISNNSDLTEEEKAASIAAEDDKRAAWKRENQLRRHNFLGLIVELSKLMAKDRIAQNTWDTTIEEAKKMYTMEK from the exons ATGTGTAAACCTGGGCAGAGGTTCTACACTGAAACGTTTTCTCGTTCTTTGATATCAGCCTTTATAATGAGCTGGACCACCATAGAGTCAGACGCTGGAGTTTTTACTGATTTGATTGAGAGCCTTGGAGTCTCAGGCATCGAAGTTGAAGAACTATACACGTTGGATGAAGAAACCTTGCGCAACTTTTC AGATATTTATGGGATTATCTTCTTGTTCAAATGGAAGAAACCTGATGGAAAGCCAGATGGTGAACTCGACTACGAATCCATAGATcgaattttctttggtcAACAAGTCATAAATAACGCCTGCGCTACCCAGGCTCTTTTATCTGTTTTGCTGAATCACAACGAGGAGATCAACTTGGGTCCCAAGTTGAATGAATTTCGGGAATTCACAAAACTTCTACCTCCCGATCTCAAAGGAGAAGCATTGGGCAATTCTGAGGACATCCGTTGTGCCCACAATTCTTTCGCTCGCTCGGACCCTTTTGTGAGTGATGAAACAAAGGTTGCGACTGAAGATGACGATGTCTACCACTTTATTGCATATACCAACATTGACAATACCTTTTACGAACTAGATGGATTACAGCCTGCACCCATCAATCATGGCACCTgtacaaaagaagagttCCCTAAACGTGCTGTTTCTACCATTCAATCAAGAATTGGCAAGTACGATCCTAGTGAAATTCGGTTCAACTTGATGGCCATTTCTGAGGATAAGCGTCTCActatttcaaataattCAGATTTAaccgaagaagaaaaggcgGCTTCTATAGCTGCTGAAGATGACAAACGTGCAGCGTGGAAACGTGAAAATCAGTTGCGTCGTCACAACTTTTTGGGACTAATCGTTGAATTGTCCAAGTTAATGGCTAAAGATCGTATTGCCCAAAATACTTGGGATACCACCATAGAGGAAGCTAAGAAGATGTACACAATGGAAAAATAG
- the wis1 gene encoding MAP kinase kinase Wis1 has product MSSPPGASLPHALQQMSISADPAASSQTQSIPNLDNPNARLDLQSSSSYSSLSQLDNSNHNDSGSVSSSLSSSSSDDSTHNVPGDEHDSFSRSSSSSSSSPGRSSDHLKSRPVPPVRLGRRSSSKNRSSLAVNCNQPAENAGSTLPSPSPVGSPPASSMQYPGGLSSDIQEKVKAFHAARSRSFPDNTGNSATAPTSPIVGNRSSISIPCAPLPPKVPVSGPKGSAGADSNLARSLAAARIPARSATLPKPNKMRRAPPGKLDLSSNTTAPSSAGDESNSNGSMASRRGLKIPPSLRQFASETPFSTFSDILDAKSGSLNFKNKAILNADGVNFSSGSSFRINMSEIIKLAELGKGNYGVVYKALHRPSGVTMAVKEIRLSLEEATFNQIIMELDILHKATSPYIVDFYGAFFVEGSVFICMEYMDVGSMDKLYVGGITDEGVLSRIAYAVLQGLKTLKEEHNIIHRDVKPTNVLVNSSGQIKLCDFGVSGNLVASISKTNIGCQSYMAPERIRVGGGGNGVLTYTVQADIWSLGLTILEMAIGCYPYPPDSYTSIFAQLSAICDGEPPRLPSCFSSEAHDFVNRCLQKNPSVRPGYQELSTHPWILKYQNSDVDMHTWAKANLESRAAGNIER; this is encoded by the coding sequence ATGTCGTCGCCTCCTGGAGCTTCTTTACCGCATGCACTGCAACAGATGTCTATATCTGCGGATCCTGCTGCCTCTTCCCAAACTCAGTCGATACCAAATCTCGACAATCCCAATGCAAGATTGGATCTCCAATCGTCTTCTTCctattcttctttatcGCAGCTCGATAATTCGAATCACAACGACTCTGGTAGCGTTTCTTCATCCCTGTCTTCTAGTTCTTCCGATGACAGTACACACAATGTTCCAGGTGACGAgcatgattctttttctcgatcttcctcttcctcttcttcttccccAGGTAGGTCCTCTGATCACTTAAAGTCCCGTCCTGTTCCCCCGGTACGATTGGGACGTCGCTCTTCCAGCAAAAATCGATCTTCTCTTGCCGTAAACTGCAATCAACCCGCTGAAAATGCTGGCAGTACCCTTCCTTCTCCTTCACCCGTCGGTTCACCCCCCGCTTCTTCTATGCAGTATCCCGGTGGCTTATCTTCCGATATTCaagagaaagtaaaagCCTTCCACGCCGCCCGTTCTAGATCTTTCCCTGACAATACCGGTAACTCAGCTACTGCTCCTACTTCTCCAATTGTTGGAAACAGATCTAGCATTTCTATCCCCTGCGCTCCTCTTCCTCCCAAAGTCCCTGTTTCTGGGCCAAAAGGCTCAGCTGGCGCTGATTCAAACTTAGCCCGTTCTCTTGCCGCCGCAAGGATTCCAGCGCGTTCTGCTACATTACCCaaaccaaacaaaatgCGCCGCGCTCCTCCTGGAAAACTTGACCTATCGAGCAACACTACCGCTCCTTCATCCGCTGGTGATGAATCAAACTCAAATGGCAGTATGGCTTCACGACGCGGTCTAAAAATTCCTCCAAGCCTCCGACAATTTGCCTCTGAAACCCCATTTTCTACGTTTTCTGATATTTTGGATGCTAAATCTGGTAGCcttaatttcaaaaataaagccATTCTCAATGCTGACGGTGTTAACTTCTCTTCGGgttcttcttttcgaaTTAATATGTCTGAAATAATAAAGCTTGCCGAGTTAGGTAAGGGCAATTACGGTGTTGTATATAAAGCTTTACACCGCCCGAGTGGTGTTACAATGGCTGTTAAAGAAATCCGTCTTTCTTTGGAGGAAGCTACTTTCAACCAAATCATTATGGAACTCGACATTTTACATAAAGCCACTAGCCCTTATATAGTCGACTTTTATggtgctttttttgttgaggGTTCAGTTTTCATCTGCATGGAGTACATGGACGTTGGTAGCATGGATAAGTTATATGTAGGTGGAATTACAGATGAGGGTGTCTTGTCGCGTATTGCTTACGCTGTACTACAAGGTCTAAAGACactaaaagaagaacacAACATTATTCATCGTGATGTCAAGCCCACCAATGTACTCGTTAACTCCTCTGGACAAATTAAATTATGTGATTTTGGGGTTAGTGGAAATTTGGTCGCTTCCATCTCGAAAACTAACATTGGTTGTCAATCCTACATGGCGCCCGAAAGGATCCGTGTAGGTGGCGGCGGTAACGGTGTATTAACTTATACTGTACAAGCTGATATTTGGTCTTTGGGTTTAACCATACTAGAAATGGCAATTGGTTGTTACCCATATCCTCCTGATTCTTATACATCCATTTTTGCTCAGCTTTCTGCAATTTGTGACGGTGAACCCCCGAGATTGCCCAGCTGCTTTTCTTCCGAAGCCCATGATTTCGTAAATAGAtgtcttcaaaaaaatccttcAGTGCGTCCCGGCTATCAAGAGTTGAGTACTCATCCTTGGATTCTCAAGTATCAGAATTCGGATGTGGATATGCATACATGGGCTAAAGCCAATTTAGAAAGTCGAGCTGCAGGGAATATCGAGAGGTAA
- the met7 gene encoding folylpolyglutamate synthase Met7: protein MAMLTTRTARKYLNFRIGRSNMSTKQRTFEDAIECLNSLQSNAKVLEMLRNRGKIPNDESMIQMKEYLNRIGYQTSDLNRLNVIHVAGTKGKGSTCAFTSSIFSEIQKKHPIIAPKCIGMYTSPHLRSVCERIQLNGKPVSKEVFTKYFFQMWDRLEDTASEATNPEKPMYFRFLTLLAWHVFLSEGVDAAIIEVGIGGEFDSTNLIEKPIVTAVTSLGLDHTALLGNTISEIAWQKAGIYKDSAIALTCQQVPEALPVLEQRANERGTSLKIIKAPINLTAEMIGLSGAHQLSNAALAMEMVNEFIHKTKPSCPADFIKDPAVFDGLKNVQWPGRCQMETINGIQWCFDGAHTQESLEATGAWLASKRQQFQEAEARVLVFNQQSRDDPVALIRAFLKGYESLGKDLPFTHAIFSTNVTFRDATYNPELLSVNSVTDKRPALYVQEALASWWKENRPCLNDAIKIAPTVEEAMEMVYNIKGESKNTFVCVTGSLHLTGGVFVVLDKAAFE, encoded by the exons ATGGCTATGCTCACCACAAGAACAGCAAGAAAATACCTGAATTTTAGGATAGGCAGGTCGAACATGAGTACAAAGCAGCGAACCTTCGAA GATGCTATTGAATGTCTCAATTCTTTGCAGTCAAATGCGAAAGTGTTGGAGATGCTTCGAAATAGAGGAAAAATTCCCAATGATGAATCAATGATACAGATGAAAGAATATCTCAATAGGATTGGGTATCAG ACTTCGGATTTGAATCGCTTAAACGTTATTCACGTTGCAGGaacgaaaggaaaaggCTCTACTTGCGCGTTTAcatcttctattttttcagaaattcaaaagaagcatcCTATTATTGCCCCCAAATGTATTGGTATGTATACGTCTCCTCATTTGCGATCAGTGTGTGAGCGTATTCAGCTTAATGGAAAACCTGTCTCTAAAGAAGTATTTACCaaatatttctttcaaatgtGGGATCGTCTAGAGGATACCGCTTCTGAAGCAACTAATCCAGAGAAACCTATGTACTTTCGTTTTTTGACACTACTAGCTTGGCATGTTTTCCTGTCTGAAGGCGTCGATGCTGCTATAATTGAAGTCGGTATCGGAGGTGAATTTGACTCTACCAACTTAATTGAGAAACCCATAGTCACAGCTGTCACTAGCTTGGGATTAGATCATACTGCTCTACTTGGTAATACAATTTCAGAGATCGCTTGGCAAAAAGCAGGAATTTACAAGGATTCGGCGATTGCATTGACCTGTCAGCAGGTTCCTGAAGCTCTTCCCGTTTTGGAGCAGCGTGCCAATGAACGAGGAACTAGCCTAAAAATTATCAAAGCACCTATAAACTTGACAGCGGAAATGATTGGTCTTTCTGGAGCACATCAGTTGAGCAATGCCGCACTCGCAATGGAAATGGTAAACGAGTTCATTCACAAAACTAAACCTTCCTGTCCTGCtgattttataaaagatCCTGCCGTCTTTGATGGATTAAAGAATGTTCAATGGCCTGGTAGATGCCAAATGGAGACTATCAACGGAATCCAGTGGTGCTTCGATGGTGCACACACACAGGAGAGTTTAGAAGCAACCGGTGCTTGGTTAGCTTCAAAAAGACAACAGTTTCAAGAAGCCGAAGCGAGGGTGTTGGTATTTAACCAGCAGAGCAGAGATGACCCAGTAGCTTTAATTCGAGCTTTCCTAAAGGGCTATGAATCTCTAGGGAAGGACCTACCCTTTACGCATGCAATATTCTCCACAAATGTTACTTTTAGGGATGCCACTTATAACCCAGAATTACTGAGCGTCAATAGTGTCACAGATAAACGCCCCGCGTTATACGTTCAAGAAGCTTTGGCATCTTGGTGGAAGGAAAATCGTCCCTGTTTGAACGACGCCATAAAGATAGCTCCTACTGTAGAGGAAGCCATGGAAATGGTATACAATATTAAAggagaatcaaaaaacaCATTTGTCTGTGTGACCGGAAGTCTTCATCTCACCGGCGGCGTCTTTGTCGTTTTGGATAAGGCTGCTTTTGAATAA
- a CDS encoding spermine family transmembrane transporter, with product MTLEPRTTNGSNAVDLDALEAEAAENPIHLTQSRMLDIYGNPLNRTTSRQSETLFPNGVDLNYPFTTTRGLPDVAEYNLETEGGLYRDPTINKEGEELVTWEMNDPGNPHNWSRSWRWYITAINSLLVICSAFGSSVIAGDLEHVSRDLNVGPEVAALSCSLMVAGFGIGPLIISPLSEMYGRRIVYLITLAIYIVLQIPCALANNIACLLICRFFAGCFGCSPLTLAGGVLSDVWENRERGLAIAFFAAGPYAGPTLGPLVGGWIGVGTDDFRWIFWVNMIYMFVMYITMLPIPETYAPVLLRWRAQKIRKETGRQVYTAQEKQMLSFREIAQVNLLRPITLLMTEPILLSISCYIALIYALLYGYFFAYPNVFVKGKGYNEGITGLMFIPVLVGVFFALATTPFLERQYMNRLDANGGKSVPEWRLIGMMIAAPFIPTGLLIFGWTSFPRLIWIGPAFSGVPFGYGMVLFYFSANNYLIDVYQNYCASALAAKTMVRSGGGAAFPLFIDFMMDGMTRQWAFFLLGMVAVAAIPIPFIFYFYGAQIRAKSKAAIA from the coding sequence ATGACCTTAGAACCCCGAACCACCAATGGTTCGAATGCAGTGGATTTAGATGCGCTCGAGGCCGAGGCCGCTGAAAATCCCATTCATCTGACTCAGTCCCGTATGTTGGATATCTACGGAAATCCTTTAAACCGTACTACCTCCCGTCAATCCGAGACTCTTTTTCCCAACGGTGTCGATCTTAACTACCCCTTCACCACCACCCGTGGTCTTCCTGATGTCGCAGAGTACAACTTGGAAACCGAGGGCGGTCTCTATCGCGATCCCACCATCAACAAGGAAGGCGAAGAACTCGTCACTTGGGAAATGAATGACCCTGGTAACCCTCACAATTGGTCCCGGTCCTGGAGATGGTATATCACTGCTATTAATTCCTTGCTTGTCATTTGCAGTGCTTTTGGTTCTTCCGTCATTGCCGGTGATTTGGAACACGTTAGTCGTGATCTAAATGTCGGTCCTGAAGTCGCTGCCCTTTCTTGTTCTCTCATGGTCGCCGGTTTCGGTATCGGTCCTTTAATCATCAGTCCTCTCAGTGAAATGTATGGTCGCCGTATCGTTTACCTCATCACTTTAGCCATTTACATCGTCCTTCAAATTCCTTGCGCTTTGGCTAATAATATCGCTTGCCTTCTAATCTGCCGTTTCTTTGCCGGTTGCTTTGGTTGCTCGCCTCTTACTCTTGCCGGTGGTGTTTTGTCCGATGTTTGGGAAAATCGTGAACGTGGTCTTGCCATTGCCTTCTTTGCCGCCGGTCCTTACGCCGGTCCCACCCTTGGTCCTTTGGTCGGTGGTTGGATTGGTGTCGGTACCGATGACTTCCGTTGGATCTTTTGGGTCAATATGATTTACATGTTTGTCATGTATATCACTATGCTTCCCATTCCCGAAACCTACGCTCCTGTCCTTTTACGTTGGCGCGCCCAAAAAATTCGAAAGGAGACTGGTCGACAGGTTTACACTGCccaagaaaagcaaatgttGTCTTTTAGGGAAATTGCTCAAGTCAATTTACTCCGTCCTATCACTTTGTTGATGACAGAACCCATTTTGTTGAGTATTTCCTGTTACATCGCCCTTATTTATGCTTTGCTTTATGGTTATTTCTTTGCCTATCCCAACGTGTTTgtgaaaggaaaaggttACAACGAAGGTATTACTGGTCTCATGTTTATTCCCGTCTTGGTTGGTGTCTTCTTCGCTTTAGCTACTACTccctttttggaaagacaATACATGAACCGCTTAGATGCAAACGGTGGTAAGTCAGTTCCTGAATGGCGTTTAATTGGTATGATGATTGCTGCTCCTTTCATTCCTACTGgtttattgatttttggATGGACAAGCTTCCCCAGATTAATTTGGATCGGTCCTGCCTTCAGTGGTGTTCCATTCGGTTACGGTATGGTGCTGTTTTATTTCAGTGCCAATAATTATCTGATCGATGTTTATCAAAATTATTGCGCATCTGCTCTAGCTGCCAAGACAATGGTACGTTCGGGAGGCGGTGCTGCCTTCCCTCTATTTATCGACTTTATGATGGACGGTATGACTCGGCAATGggctttctttctcctaGGTATGGTTGCCGTTGCTGCAATTCCTATAccctttattttttacttttacgGTGCCCAAATTCGTGCAAAATCAAAAGCTGCCATTGCatag
- the skp1 gene encoding SCF ubiquitin ligase complex subunit Skp1 yields the protein MSKIKLISSDNEEFTVDRPVAGKSMLINNMLEDVGELNVPIPLPNVSSNVLRKVLEWCEHHKNDLYSNTEEESDIRLKKSTDIDEWDKKFMSVDQEMLFEIILASNYLDIKPLLDTGCKTVANMIRGKSPEDIRKTFNIPNDFTPEEEEQIRKENEWAEDR from the exons atgtcaaaaatcaaacttATTTCATCTGATAATGAAGAATTTACTGTCG ATCGACCTGTTGCTGGAAAAAGCATGTTGATCAACAATATGCTGGAAG ATGTTGGTGAATTGAACGTCCCAATTCCTTTGCCAAACGTTTCTTCCAACGTATTAAGAAAGGTGCTCGAATGGTGTGAACACCACAAGAATGATTTGTACTCCAATACTGAGGAAGAAAGTGATATTCGACTCAAAAAGTCAACGGATATCGATGAATGGGACAAGAAGTTTATGTCGGTTGACCAGGAAATGCTCTTTGAAATTATTTTGGCTAGCAACTATCTCGATATAAAGCCACTGCTAGATACTGGCTGTAAAACAGTAGCAAACATGATTCGTGGAAAAAGCCCTGAAGACATTCGTAAAACCTTCAATATTCCCAATGACTTTACGCCTGAAGAAGAGGAGCAAATCCGTaaagaaaacgaatggGCCGAAGATAGGTAA
- the mis13 gene encoding MIS12/MIND complex Mis13/Dsn1 yields MKRKQEVQEGFTFVRKGKETTEVKHAKANTSQREESPTSEKMIPLPVSDTPIIKKTQKLRKSKGRRSSLGQRGKRASSIGTGFEALPHADVPTNEYYRHISKDLSEPLRMKQLLLWASYKHLNEQREKYKETKESSEAAIARSIIQEVLNELLSNQFSISWYQRSPNEIIPNKPHPQNLKNIQLLDELTAQLAKLQDEEATWRAVAAGSVENEKTLHSCRRLSDRISSSTDSTSNEPKTSNQTQENQDYVKDLRKNLAPLLDSLSQHIHAIHSLTRIGPSVRSAFGERAAHNYFLHKQKFSKAANHSDTMNLLRVLSKSAYQSQRNNEP; encoded by the coding sequence ATGAAACGAAAGCAAGAAGTACAGGAAGGGTTCACTTTTGtcagaaaaggaaaagaaacgacAGAGGTGAAACATGCCAAGGCCAACACTTCTCAGAGGGAAGAATCACCCACGTCTGAAAAAATGATTCCATTGCCTGTATCAGATACCCCAATAATCAAGAAAACCCAAAAACTGAGAAAATCCAAGGGAAGGAGAAGCAGCCTTGGCCAACGAGGAAAACGTGCTAGTAGCATTGGAACAGGATTTGAAGCTCTTCCTCATGCGGACGTTCCTACTAATGAATATTATCGTCacatttcaaaagatttgtCGGAGCCCCTTCGAATGAAACAGCTGCTTCTGTGGGCTTCGTATAAGCATTTGAATGAACAGCGGGAAAAGTAcaaggaaaccaaagaatCCAGCGAGGCCGCAATTGCAAGGTCTATCATTCAAGAGGTCCTTAATGAATTACTGTCCAACCAATTCTCTATTAGTTGGTACCAAAGATCTCCCAACGAAATTATTCCAAATAAGCCTCATCCtcagaatttgaaaaatatacaGCTTTTGGACGAATTGACAGCTCAACTGGCTAAGCTACAAGACGAAGAAGCCACTTGGAGGGCTGTTGCTGCAGGCTCAGtggaaaacgaaaaaacgCTTCACTCCTGTCGACGTTTGTCCGACCGAATCAGTTCGTCTACTGATTCAACTAGTAACGAACCGAAAACATCCAACCAGACACAAGAAAATCAAGATTATGTTAAAGATTTAAGAAAGAATCTCGCTCCTTTGCTTGACTCCCTATCTCAGCATATACACGctattcattctttaacTCGCATCGGCCCTAGTGTTCGATCGGCATTTGGCGAACGAGCCGCTCacaattattttcttcacaaacaaaaattttccaaagcagCAAATCATTCTGATACGATGAATCTTTTACGGGTGTTGTCGAAAAGCGCATACCAAAGCCAACGTAACAACGAGCCATAG
- the nfu1 gene encoding mitochondrial [4Fe-4S] cluster transfer protein Nfu1, whose protein sequence is MFALKNLRLSLSRNSFQAGTFNPRLLRRNAFPLAFQMPSSRSIWIRSEETPNENAIKFLPGLDILPPTIGTLEYMRSQEFNNSPLAEKLFGIPGVKSIFYGRDFITVSKDESQSWSRLKPEVFSTIMEHLSNGETVLSGDPLNGPSDTQILESDSQIVAMIKELLETSIRPSIQEDGGDVEFRGFDEETGMVSLKLRGACRSCSSSAVTLKSGIQQMLNHYIPEVREVNQVLDPEEEIAISEFEKFENRIHQNQQKEEK, encoded by the coding sequence ATGTTTGCTTTAAAAAACCTACGATTATCATTATCAAGGAACTCTTTTCAAGCAGGTACATTTAATCCAAGACTTTTGCGACGCAATGCGTTTCCTCTAGCCTTTCAAATGCCCTCGTCTCGGAGTATATGGATCAGATCAGAAGAAACACCAAACGAAAACGCAATCAAGTTTTTGCCTGGACTCGATATTCTTCCTCCCACTATTGGCACTTTAGAGTATATGAGAAGCCAAGAATTCAACAACTCCCCTCTGGCTGAAAAGCTCTTCGGGATACCTGGCGTCAAAAGTATATTTTATGGAAGAGACTTTATTACAGTTTCCAAAGATGAATCTCAATCCTGGTCACGGTTAAAGCCAGAAGTTTTTAGCACCATAATGGAGCATCTGAGCAATGGAGAGACTGTTCTATCTGGTGACCCATTGAATGGTCCTAGTGACACccaaattttggaatcCGATTCTCAAATCGTTGCTATGATTAAAGAGCTCCTCGAAACAAGTATCCGTCCATCAATTCAAGAAGACGGCGGTGACGTTGAATTTCGTGGATTCGATGAGGAGACAGGCATGGTCTCGTTAAAGTTGCGCGGTGCTTGTCGCTCATGTTCTTCATCTGCAGTGACTTTAAAGAGTGGTATTCAACAAATGTTGAATCACTATATCCCAGAAGTACGAGAAGTTAATCAGGTCCTGGACcccgaagaagaaattgcgATAtcagaatttgaaaagtttgaaaaccgaattcatcaaaatcagcaaaaagaggaaaagtaa
- the mis12 gene encoding MIS12/MIND complex Mis12 produces the protein MLVQLFEFTPLSFIDDVINITNQLLYKTVNGVDRAFSSLSSTKKSPQEIEEGLHKFEILFESIVDRYYDRFEIYVLRNIFHYPPELKGYLRLEGQTADYTITVEKDAALDQEIEDATQALTEKLKARHSLRVRLRKSEERRQQLKQQLGTLSFLSSIPKEQRITLPETTDFLLDQLAGLQISLHSVTQASPIVPSREVDERVMYLEKRYEKLAGPVEQHRDFWSHQLIKLESIANTQDVSNMSKLLSSSDDSNSA, from the coding sequence ATGTTGGTTCAGCTATTTGAATTCACacctctttcttttatagaCGATGTGATCAATATTACCAATCAGCTTTTGTACAAAACTGTCAACGGTGTTGATCGAGCATTTTCGTCGTTGTCGAGTACAAAAAAGTCTCCGCAGGAAATCGAAGAAGGACTACAcaagtttgaaattttATTTGAGAGTATTGTTGATCGGTACTATGATCGCTTTGAAATCTATGTTTTGAGAAACATCTTCCATTATCCTCCAGAACTCAAGGGTTACCTCCGTTTAGAAGGGCAAACAGCAGACTACACAATTACAGTGGAAAAAGATGCTGCTCTCGATCAAGAAATAGAAGATGCTACCCAAGCACTCACAGAAAAACTCAAAGCCCGTCACTCTTTAAGGGTGCGGTTACGAAAAAGCGAGGAACGGCGGCAGCAATTGAAGCAACAGTTAGGaactctttcttttctttccagcATCCCAAAAGAGCAACGAATAACTTTACCAGAAACAACAGACTTTTTGTTGGATCAATTGGCTGGACTTCAGATTTCCCTTCATTCCGTTACGCAGGCATCACCTATCGTGCCTTCGCGTGAGGTAGACGAGCGAGTAATGTATCTCGAGAAACGCTACGAAAAACTGGCTGGTCCGGTCGAGCAACATCGAGATTTTTGGTCACATCAACTGATCAAACTAGAATCCATCGCAAACACACAAGACGTTTCGAACATGAGTAAACTTTTATCCTCATCCGACGATTCGAATAGCGCTTAG